In Fundulus heteroclitus isolate FHET01 chromosome 18, MU-UCD_Fhet_4.1, whole genome shotgun sequence, a single genomic region encodes these proteins:
- the LOC105937425 gene encoding zona pellucida sperm-binding protein 3: protein MESRQLLVFSFLLACGSLGDALLRGMKPPGYWGAVIQTAEAAQAKSPLVPVKEPFSLFAGKANGFHSKRIQPAADQPRWKFPEGPVDPERPVAPVNKPPAQVTAKPPTLSSSRVAVRCGESKVHVEVKQDLLGIGKLIHPDEITLGGCPPAGMDSSSRVLIFESELHGCGSTLEVSQDGLLYAFKLIYNPKMSVMSPIVRSQRTVVDVECLYTN from the exons ATGGAGTCCAGGCAGCTCCTTGTGTTCAGCTTTCTTCTTGCATGTGGCAGTCTGGGCGACGCGCTCCTGCGTGGTATGAAGCCACCAGGCTACTGGGGGGCTGTGATCCAGACTGCTGAAGCAGCGCAGGCCAAGTCACCGTTAGTCCCTGTGAAAGAGCCCTTCAGTCTGTTTGCTGGGAAAGCCAACGGCTTTCACTCCAAACGCATCCAACCGGCAGCAGACCAACCCAGATGGAAGTTTCCAGAAGGTCCAGTGGATCCAGAACGTCCAGTGGCTCCAGTGAACAAGCCTCCCGCCCAGGTGACGGCGAAGCCACCAACGCTGTCGTCCAGCCGGGTGGCTGTGAGGTGTGGGGAGAGTAAGGTCCATGTGGAAGTGAAGCAGGACCTTCTAGGCATTGGCAAGCTGATCCATCCAGATGAGATCACGCTGGGAGGATGTCCACCTGCTGGGATGGATTCCTCTTCTCGTGTGCTGATTTTTGAATCTGAGCTGCATGGCTGTGGCAGCACACTGGAG GTGTCTCAGGATGGTCTGCTTTATGCCTTCAAGCTGATCTACAATCCCAAGATGTCGGTCATGAGTCCCATCGTAAGGAGCCAAAGAACAGTCGTTGATGTGGAGTGTCTGTATACAAACTAA
- the LOC105937424 gene encoding zona pellucida sperm-binding protein 3: protein MESRQLLVFSFLLACGSLGDALLRGMKPPGYWGAVIQTAEAAQAKSPLVPVKEPFSLFAEKANGFHSKRIQPAAEQPRWKFPEGPVDPERPVAPVNKPPAQVTAKPPTLSSSRVAVRCGESKVHVEVKQDLLGIGKLIHPDEITLGGCPPAGMDPSSRVLIFESELHGCGSTLEVSQDGLLYAFKLIYNPKMSVMSPIVRSQRTVVDVECLYTN from the exons ATGGAGTCCAGGCAGCTCCTTGTGTTCAGCTTTCTTCTTGCATGTGGCAGTCTGGGCGACGCGCTCCTGCGTGGTATGAAGCCACCAGGCTACTGGGGGGCTGTGATCCAGACTGCTGAAGCAGCGCAGGCCAAGTCACCGTTAGTCCCTGTGAAAGAGCCCTTCAGTCTGTTTGCTGAGAAAGCCAACGGCTTTCACTCCAAACGCATCCAGCCGGCAGCAGAGCAACCCAGATGGAAGTTTCCAGAAGGTCCAGTGGATCCAGAACGTCCAGTGGCTCCAGTGAACAAGCCTCCCGCCCAGGTGACGGCGAAGCCACCAACGCTGTCGTCCAGCCGGGTGGCTGTGAGGTGTGGGGAGAGTAAGGTCCATGTGGAAGTGAAGCAGGACCTTCTAGGCATTGGCAAGCTGATCCATCCAGATGAGATCACGCTGGGAGGATGTCCACCTGCTGGGATGGATCCCTCTTCTCGTGTGCTGATTTTTGAATCTGAGCTGCATGGCTGTGGCAGCACACTGGAG GTGTCTCAGGATGGTCTGCTTTATGCCTTCAAGCTGATCTACAATCCCAAGATGTCGGTCATGAGTCCCATCGTAAGGAGCCAAAGAACAGTCGTTGATGTGGAGTGTCTGTATACAAACTAA